From a single Candidatus Cloacimonadota bacterium genomic region:
- a CDS encoding MjaI family restriction endonuclease, with translation MKKEWISSVEGYNIKFKRETLLNYVMNRWGLNKSYSVGCTSEIIRSCAPKTYEEWVDYYFSNAIQNKKNGIKITREYIVGLGQTLYIKLTEVVQKELDSITEEECIDYAYNLVLNRTYEGYKSEIETVYGQLENLISRNIDPAPDKWDRPYSVDFFIKVKNNYIGLQIKPISSGQSLNQYQWIEMHTANHERFEKDFGGKVFFVFSTKSSSGKKMIYNTEAIQDIIDEIKRLENI, from the coding sequence ATGAAGAAAGAATGGATAAGTAGTGTTGAAGGATATAATATAAAATTCAAACGTGAAACACTACTGAATTATGTAATGAATAGATGGGGATTAAATAAATCATATAGTGTTGGATGTACCTCAGAAATAATTAGATCGTGTGCTCCTAAAACGTACGAGGAGTGGGTTGATTACTATTTTTCTAATGCTATACAGAATAAAAAAAATGGCATTAAAATCACACGAGAATACATTGTTGGATTAGGACAGACTCTATACATTAAGCTTACAGAAGTAGTACAAAAAGAATTAGACAGCATTACAGAAGAAGAATGTATTGATTATGCTTACAACCTTGTTTTAAATCGAACTTATGAAGGATATAAGTCGGAGATAGAAACAGTATACGGTCAATTAGAGAATTTAATAAGCAGAAATATTGACCCGGCACCAGATAAATGGGACAGGCCTTACAGTGTTGATTTTTTCATAAAAGTAAAAAATAATTATATTGGACTACAGATAAAACCGATTTCTTCAGGACAATCTTTGAATCAATATCAATGGATAGAAATGCATACAGCAAATCATGAGAGGTTTGAAAAAGATTTTGGTGGAAAGGTATTTTTTGTGTTCTCAACAAAAAGCTCATCTGGAAAGAAGATGATATACAATACCGAAGCCATCCAAGATATTATCGACGAAATTAAACGTCTTGAAAATATATAG
- a CDS encoding sel1 repeat family protein produces MDLEKLIDMAENGDPEAQCKLGVIYHEGILLERDPEKAFNYFKSAAEAGTVEAMSHLGAFYYMGVGTIVNYEEAYKWTKLSADAGNVEARYNIGIYYLEGCIVEKDLRKGIEILRSLSEEGNARALYKLGECYIKGVGVEQDYQEGVNLLSLAVQKEDIYALGMLAYCFMEGYGVEKNPSEGFRLMLLAAEQGNMSAQFSVAWCYYAGDGVPVNHKKAHEWFQKTAEQGHEESKELLKDLYFDI; encoded by the coding sequence ATGGATCTAGAAAAATTGATCGATATGGCAGAAAATGGCGATCCGGAAGCTCAGTGTAAACTGGGCGTGATATACCATGAGGGGATACTGTTAGAAAGAGATCCGGAAAAGGCATTTAACTATTTTAAATCAGCCGCAGAAGCCGGAACTGTAGAAGCGATGAGCCATCTGGGTGCATTTTATTATATGGGAGTCGGTACTATAGTGAATTATGAAGAGGCATATAAATGGACCAAACTCTCTGCCGATGCCGGCAATGTTGAAGCACGATATAACATAGGAATATACTATCTGGAAGGTTGCATTGTAGAAAAAGATCTGAGAAAGGGAATAGAAATACTACGAAGCTTATCTGAGGAAGGGAATGCAAGAGCGCTATACAAGCTGGGAGAGTGCTATATTAAAGGTGTCGGTGTAGAGCAAGATTATCAAGAGGGAGTGAATCTGCTCTCTCTGGCAGTACAAAAGGAAGACATTTACGCTTTGGGCATGTTGGCTTATTGTTTTATGGAGGGGTATGGAGTTGAAAAAAATCCTTCAGAAGGGTTTAGATTGATGCTCTTAGCTGCAGAACAGGGAAATATGTCTGCCCAATTCTCAGTTGCCTGGTGTTACTATGCCGGAGATGGGGTTCCGGTTAACCATAAAAAAGCTCATGAGTGGTTTCAAAAAACAGCTGAACAGGGACATGAGGAATCTAAAGAACTTCTCAAAGACCTTTATTTCGACATCTGA
- a CDS encoding sel1 repeat family protein: MDRDSIDYLKSEALKGDKDASFKVGMCYLHGDKVQQDFSEANKWFVQSAHQGHDQAQFWLGDCYFHGKMVEQSYDEALRWFKLAVKNGNLDATYCLGSIYANGNGVEKNATLSVQYFQVAAHRGDLDSQYSLGYCYYHGEGVEKDYEEAKKWFGFAAEKGDPGSIFWLGHMYYTGEGEEKNLERAASFFHYAAVHGHPKAQVRLGVCFSNGEGVEVNHEKAAEFYRLAAEQDYEQGQYVLAMCYANGVGVDHDLRESFVWFLLAQRAFGNDDTFMRNFMMVENALNEEQKREAIKEASIRSSEIRAKSELKNSGYQLY, encoded by the coding sequence ATGGATAGAGATTCAATTGATTATTTGAAATCAGAGGCATTAAAGGGAGATAAGGATGCATCTTTTAAGGTTGGGATGTGTTATCTTCACGGTGATAAAGTACAGCAAGATTTTTCCGAAGCTAACAAATGGTTCGTGCAGTCTGCTCATCAAGGCCATGATCAAGCTCAATTCTGGTTGGGAGACTGTTACTTTCATGGGAAAATGGTTGAACAGAGTTATGATGAAGCTTTGAGATGGTTTAAGTTAGCAGTAAAAAATGGTAATTTAGATGCTACGTATTGTCTTGGTTCTATCTATGCTAATGGTAATGGAGTGGAAAAGAATGCTACTCTGTCAGTACAATACTTTCAGGTAGCAGCACATAGGGGTGATTTAGATAGTCAATATAGCCTCGGATATTGTTATTATCATGGAGAAGGTGTTGAAAAGGATTACGAAGAGGCAAAAAAATGGTTCGGTTTTGCTGCCGAAAAAGGTGATCCAGGTAGTATCTTTTGGTTAGGGCACATGTATTATACCGGCGAAGGAGAGGAAAAAAACCTTGAAAGAGCTGCAAGTTTTTTCCATTATGCAGCTGTTCATGGGCACCCTAAAGCTCAAGTACGCTTGGGTGTTTGTTTTTCTAATGGCGAGGGTGTTGAGGTAAATCACGAGAAAGCCGCGGAGTTTTATAGATTAGCTGCCGAACAGGATTATGAACAAGGGCAATATGTTCTGGCAATGTGTTATGCAAACGGAGTAGGTGTTGATCATGATCTTCGTGAATCATTTGTTTGGTTTTTGCTGGCACAAAGAGCTTTCGGTAATGATGATACATTTATGAGAAATTTTATGATGGTAGAGAATGCTCTCAATGAAGAACAGAAAAGAGAGGCAATAAAAGAAGCATCCATAAGATCCAGCGAAATCAGAGCAAAATCTGAACTGAAAAACTCAGGTTATCAACTTTATTAA
- a CDS encoding PorT family protein: protein MKRRLFFVILLIFSVSLVFGQKQQGLKLGINRANITGKDLGDVTPLTGYHSGAFEMYPLMDNIIFHLELIYNLKGAKNEYSFPFWDGDVIVSQTYTFHYLEMPLLFKYNYRKDKFRLQPYIGPSIAMLIDAKREYTEDWGGEIFSGTDDIRKNVKDIEYSLNFGADVMFPLLSEQILIGVRYNLGLSEILENVPQKAKNRVLMFSFGYILRERS, encoded by the coding sequence GTGAAGAGAAGATTGTTTTTCGTTATTTTGCTTATCTTCTCTGTTAGCTTGGTTTTCGGTCAAAAGCAACAGGGATTGAAACTCGGGATCAACAGAGCCAATATTACAGGTAAGGACCTGGGAGATGTTACCCCTCTGACAGGTTATCACTCAGGTGCATTTGAAATGTATCCGCTGATGGATAATATAATCTTTCATTTAGAGCTGATCTATAACCTTAAAGGTGCTAAAAATGAGTACAGTTTCCCGTTTTGGGATGGTGATGTAATAGTATCTCAGACCTATACCTTTCATTATCTGGAAATGCCTCTGCTTTTCAAGTATAATTACAGAAAAGACAAGTTTCGTTTACAGCCGTACATAGGTCCTTCTATTGCGATGTTGATAGATGCCAAAAGAGAATATACCGAAGATTGGGGTGGTGAGATCTTTTCCGGAACCGATGATATCAGAAAGAACGTCAAAGATATTGAGTATTCTCTTAATTTTGGTGCCGATGTAATGTTTCCGCTGCTTTCCGAACAGATTCTGATCGGCGTCCGATATAATCTCGGTTTGAGCGAAATACTGGAAAATGTGCCGCAAAAAGCAAAAAATCGGGTCTTGATGTTCAGTTTCGGATATATATTGAGAGAAAGATCGTAG
- a CDS encoding efflux RND transporter permease subunit, protein MSIADLSVRNPVFVNLIVVLIFVVGIYSMIIIPKEEMPQVDFGSSVIIVMYPGVSPEEIEQLIIDKIEAQIASVDGIDFIHSRAEEGRATIRVVFEPRIDPDKAYDDLVAELAKVTDLPADAFDPTIIRINMREVNSMAQIAMSGDYSPNSMRQIAEQLQEGLQNIRHVARIDVFGTRDRQIWIEGDAARLEHYGLSLNDLIDTIRLRNMNVPAGTIKSGRMELIVRTVGQFNSLEEIARLVVNSDPQGRFVRIEDVATIRDTLENVVTISKLDGRESVNMSLYKKADGNIISVMNEVRQYVAEFQESIPGLQITIRNDGSEDVKTSLLTLGNSALLGIILVFITLFIFLGWRNATLAAWGIPFSFLLTFILMQISDITMNQLTLFGLVLVLGMIVDNAIVVIENMHRQLEMGYCQKTSAVKGTNEVMIPVIASAATTAAAFLPLLLMEGVMGQFMRVFPLVITAALAASLFQSLFILPAHLSLFTKPLDEKKKKSKILIYLVTRYRRTLIFVLKHRVKSVLGFIFVFILAVLAMMSGLVKFEFYPQPPPTTIALQIQTPDGTNIETTNRIVSQVENYILNMEESRDIKSLVTNVGSMRTQNRMERRSSYSQIAIELIDYREMKYTHDEIRNAIRRYIDAVPGIYTYNFDVFRAGPPVGRDVEIRIRGDNLDRLQQISGIVQDELRNIPGVVDIGDSFAEGKQELRIIPIQDRLSMYGLTVAQFAMYVRTALTGSTVSAYRGDGFKEYDVVVMMKEEYVDELSKLQNLTIRPPGRTPIQLADLAEFEIDTGLASIEHRNRRRVVTITANAGFYEENGRRVRRRPGEVTEILMGSRIRGTEGVLSGFEGRFPGYQIEFGGMQEEQARSYRSLYLAFAVALLLVYTILATQFRSYVQPLIVMMTIPFAFIGVVFGLVVTQLPFSLNTFIAVIALAGVVVNNSIILVDFVNKERDKGIDRWNSLINAGSVRLRPILLTTITTIMGLVPMMLSTARSSVVWKPMAVSISFGLAFSTMLTLFLIPTIYSLLDSFFGKLKLTRFKSHEKFEEVVCKEELD, encoded by the coding sequence ATGTCGATAGCAGATTTGTCGGTAAGAAATCCGGTGTTTGTTAACCTGATTGTGGTATTGATCTTCGTGGTCGGAATATATTCCATGATCATCATACCTAAAGAGGAAATGCCGCAAGTTGATTTTGGTAGTTCAGTTATTATCGTTATGTATCCGGGGGTTTCTCCCGAAGAGATCGAACAGTTGATAATCGATAAGATCGAAGCTCAGATAGCCAGTGTTGATGGTATTGATTTTATTCATTCCCGTGCTGAAGAGGGGCGTGCCACCATCAGAGTAGTCTTTGAACCACGTATTGATCCCGACAAGGCGTATGATGATCTCGTAGCTGAACTGGCAAAGGTAACAGATCTGCCGGCAGATGCTTTTGATCCGACAATAATCCGGATTAATATGAGAGAAGTTAATTCCATGGCACAAATAGCCATGAGTGGTGATTATTCACCTAATTCTATGAGACAGATCGCTGAACAGCTACAAGAAGGGTTACAGAATATCAGGCATGTTGCCCGGATTGATGTATTTGGAACACGTGATCGGCAGATCTGGATCGAAGGCGATGCTGCCCGTCTGGAACATTATGGTTTGAGTCTAAATGATCTGATCGATACTATTCGCCTGAGAAACATGAATGTCCCGGCAGGAACTATTAAGTCGGGAAGAATGGAACTCATAGTGCGTACTGTCGGACAGTTCAATAGTCTGGAAGAAATTGCCCGTTTAGTTGTTAACAGTGATCCACAGGGTCGGTTCGTCCGGATCGAAGATGTCGCTACTATTCGCGATACCCTGGAAAATGTCGTTACCATCAGCAAACTTGACGGCAGAGAAAGCGTCAATATGTCGCTTTACAAGAAAGCTGATGGCAATATAATTTCAGTGATGAATGAAGTTCGGCAATATGTAGCTGAATTTCAGGAATCTATTCCGGGTCTGCAGATAACGATCAGAAATGACGGTTCAGAAGATGTGAAAACAAGTTTGCTCACTCTCGGTAATAGTGCTTTGCTTGGTATTATTCTTGTATTTATCACCCTGTTCATCTTTCTCGGCTGGAGAAATGCGACTCTGGCTGCCTGGGGAATACCGTTCAGCTTTTTATTGACTTTCATACTTATGCAGATCAGCGACATCACCATGAACCAATTAACCCTCTTCGGACTGGTACTGGTACTTGGTATGATAGTTGATAATGCGATCGTGGTCATAGAAAATATGCACCGGCAGCTGGAAATGGGTTATTGCCAGAAAACTTCAGCAGTAAAGGGAACTAATGAGGTCATGATACCGGTTATTGCTTCGGCTGCAACTACAGCTGCTGCTTTTCTACCATTGCTCCTCATGGAAGGGGTAATGGGACAGTTCATGAGAGTTTTTCCCCTTGTGATTACTGCTGCTCTCGCCGCTTCCCTGTTTCAAAGTCTCTTTATCCTGCCGGCTCATCTTTCTCTCTTCACCAAACCGCTTGATGAAAAGAAAAAGAAGAGTAAGATACTCATTTATCTCGTTACCAGATATCGCAGAACTCTTATATTTGTCCTTAAGCATCGCGTTAAAAGTGTGCTTGGCTTCATTTTTGTTTTCATTTTGGCAGTATTAGCCATGATGTCAGGGCTGGTAAAATTCGAATTTTATCCGCAACCTCCCCCTACAACAATAGCTCTGCAGATCCAGACACCTGATGGGACTAATATTGAAACCACTAATCGAATTGTTTCTCAGGTTGAAAACTATATCCTGAATATGGAAGAGAGTCGCGATATTAAGTCATTAGTCACTAATGTCGGCTCTATGAGAACCCAGAACCGCATGGAACGAAGAAGTTCTTATTCGCAAATAGCTATCGAATTGATAGACTACCGGGAAATGAAGTACACTCATGACGAGATCAGAAATGCTATCAGAAGATATATCGATGCTGTTCCGGGAATTTACACCTATAATTTTGATGTTTTTCGAGCCGGTCCTCCTGTTGGCAGAGATGTGGAGATCCGTATCAGGGGTGATAATCTGGATAGGTTACAACAAATCTCAGGTATCGTACAAGATGAACTCCGCAATATACCCGGAGTTGTAGATATTGGTGATAGTTTTGCCGAAGGTAAGCAGGAATTAAGGATCATCCCGATACAAGACAGATTGTCGATGTATGGTCTGACGGTTGCTCAATTTGCAATGTATGTCAGAACAGCACTTACTGGCTCTACTGTTTCAGCTTATCGGGGTGACGGATTTAAGGAATACGATGTTGTGGTCATGATGAAAGAAGAATATGTTGATGAATTGAGCAAATTACAGAACTTAACGATCAGACCACCGGGAAGAACCCCTATCCAGTTGGCTGATCTTGCTGAATTCGAGATCGATACAGGTCTTGCCAGTATAGAACACCGCAACCGTCGCAGAGTTGTGACGATCACTGCCAATGCCGGATTCTATGAGGAAAATGGACGAAGAGTAAGAAGAAGACCGGGAGAGGTCACAGAAATACTTATGGGTAGCCGGATAAGAGGTACTGAAGGGGTACTGTCCGGCTTTGAAGGTCGTTTCCCCGGTTATCAAATTGAATTTGGTGGAATGCAGGAAGAGCAGGCACGATCCTACAGATCATTATATTTAGCTTTTGCAGTTGCTTTACTTCTTGTTTATACTATTCTCGCTACTCAATTCAGATCATATGTTCAACCATTGATCGTGATGATGACGATACCGTTTGCCTTTATAGGTGTTGTTTTCGGTTTAGTAGTCACCCAGCTGCCATTTTCATTAAACACTTTCATTGCTGTCATTGCTTTAGCGGGAGTTGTCGTAAATAATTCTATCATCTTGGTAGATTTCGTAAACAAAGAGCGGGATAAAGGAATAGATCGCTGGAATTCCCTGATCAATGCCGGTTCTGTCAGATTAAGACCGATCTTATTAACAACTATTACTACAATTATGGGATTAGTACCGATGATGTTGAGTACTGCCCGTTCTTCGGTTGTTTGGAAACCAATGGCTGTAAGTATTTCCTTTGGTCTTGCCTTCTCAACAATGTTAACCCTCTTTCTTATTCCGACTATATACTCTCTGCTTGATTCCTTCTTTGGTAAACTGAAACTGACCAGATTCAAATCACATGAGAAATTTGAGGAAGTTGTCTGTAAGGAAGAACTCGATTAA
- a CDS encoding formylglycine-generating enzyme family protein translates to MNESFSGKDMVLVEGGTFKMGSEMGKPRDWAIPVHTVSVESFYIGKFLVTQKDWLEVMGSSDNIFFGNDYPEVFIQWYQAIEFCNELSKKEGLGCVYNIRKVYSHSNDLDGYGIMRTSVDVNPNCNGYRLPTEAEWEFAARGGNKSRGYIYSGSNNLEKVGWCINKDIDKKKMHRVGEKNPNELGIYDMSGFYWEWCWDKFARYPTGSKKDPDGVISGSKRVLRGGTMNHEASWCTVFFRWSSLPDDILPVGIRLCRNFS, encoded by the coding sequence ATGAATGAAAGTTTTTCCGGTAAAGATATGGTTTTGGTCGAAGGCGGGACATTTAAAATGGGTAGTGAAATGGGAAAACCCCGAGATTGGGCTATTCCGGTTCATACTGTCAGTGTTGAGAGCTTTTACATCGGCAAATTCCTTGTAACCCAAAAAGATTGGCTTGAAGTCATGGGATCGAGCGACAACATATTTTTTGGCAATGATTATCCGGAAGTATTTATCCAATGGTATCAAGCGATTGAGTTCTGTAATGAACTGAGTAAAAAAGAGGGACTGGGATGTGTATACAACATTAGAAAAGTATATTCTCATTCTAATGATTTGGACGGTTATGGTATCATGAGAACCTCTGTCGATGTTAATCCGAATTGCAACGGTTACAGATTACCTACAGAAGCAGAGTGGGAATTTGCTGCCCGAGGGGGCAACAAATCCAGAGGTTATATATATTCGGGTAGCAATAACTTAGAAAAAGTAGGTTGGTGTATCAACAAAGATATTGATAAAAAGAAAATGCACCGGGTGGGAGAGAAGAACCCGAATGAGCTCGGAATCTATGATATGAGCGGATTTTATTGGGAATGGTGTTGGGACAAGTTTGCTAGATATCCTACAGGTTCAAAGAAAGATCCTGATGGTGTCATTAGCGGTTCAAAAAGAGTACTCCGTGGAGGGACCATGAATCATGAAGCTTCATGGTGCACTGTTTTCTTCCGGTGGAGTAGTTTGCCAGATGATATCCTCCCGGTTGGGATCAGGCTTTGCCGAAATTTCTCCTAA
- a CDS encoding thermonuclease family protein, translated as KTRGKRVFLKYDDTKYDEENNLLCYIYLENKTFINAHLIKHGLVKVDRGMDYKYRERFIALENQFGK; from the coding sequence AAAACTCGAGGTAAGAGAGTGTTTCTTAAATATGATGACACCAAATACGATGAAGAGAATAATTTGCTTTGTTATATTTATCTTGAAAACAAAACATTTATAAATGCTCATCTGATAAAACACGGCTTGGTGAAAGTCGACAGAGGAATGGATTACAAGTATAGAGAAAGATTTATCGCCTTGGAGAACCAGTTTGGCAAATGA
- a CDS encoding efflux RND transporter periplasmic adaptor subunit, translating to MKEKTILLVGLMILLLLVGCGRGGAPGRRFARPEVPVPVIVEEVERRDLSEFLRITGKLEGITDIVMLSETSGQVLSLSKSLGDWIEKGEEIGKLDNEVVRIRLEQARAALNSANAAMETARMNYDSTSRLFENGSASQAEYQQALFAFQGAVAQRDGAAAALESAQKAFENSQLIAPVSGYISSLPLQVGEMIFPNSPIAGIVNHQQLLLKGGIGENHILNVRTGQPVIVSYRDKEYPARVRGVGVKALSGATYPIEIILDNVRGELLPGMVVNAMIQTNQYQDVFYTETGFIHSSYDDLYVYTVNDSARAERTYVKVGSRVNEFTIIEEGLEVGMKLVVEGMDSLEDGVVVNVRE from the coding sequence ATGAAAGAAAAAACTATATTGTTGGTGGGTTTAATGATCCTGCTGCTCCTTGTCGGCTGTGGTCGGGGCGGAGCACCAGGGCGAAGATTCGCCCGTCCGGAAGTACCTGTTCCGGTTATTGTGGAAGAGGTAGAAAGACGGGATTTAAGCGAGTTTTTAAGGATAACCGGCAAGCTGGAGGGCATCACTGATATTGTTATGCTCAGTGAAACCAGCGGACAGGTCTTATCGCTGTCAAAATCTCTTGGTGATTGGATTGAGAAGGGTGAAGAAATAGGGAAGCTCGATAATGAAGTAGTCAGAATACGCTTGGAACAGGCAAGAGCAGCTCTAAACTCAGCTAATGCAGCTATGGAAACTGCTCGAATGAACTATGATTCAACCAGCCGCCTTTTTGAAAACGGCTCAGCTTCCCAGGCAGAATATCAGCAGGCACTCTTTGCCTTTCAGGGAGCAGTAGCCCAAAGAGACGGGGCTGCAGCAGCCCTGGAATCTGCACAAAAAGCGTTTGAGAATTCACAACTCATCGCTCCTGTTTCCGGATATATTTCATCTCTGCCTCTGCAAGTCGGAGAGATGATCTTTCCCAATTCACCGATAGCAGGGATCGTTAATCACCAGCAGTTGCTACTTAAGGGTGGTATAGGTGAAAACCATATCCTGAATGTCAGAACAGGACAACCGGTGATAGTTTCCTATCGGGATAAGGAATATCCTGCCAGGGTTAGGGGTGTTGGTGTCAAAGCTCTGTCCGGAGCTACTTACCCTATCGAGATCATTCTTGATAATGTTAGAGGTGAACTGTTGCCGGGAATGGTAGTAAATGCAATGATCCAGACTAACCAGTATCAAGACGTTTTTTATACAGAGACCGGCTTTATCCATTCCAGCTATGATGATCTCTATGTCTATACTGTAAACGACAGTGCCAGAGCAGAGAGAACTTATGTTAAGGTTGGCAGCAGAGTGAATGAGTTTACTATCATAGAAGAGGGATTAGAAGTAGGAATGAAGCTTGTTGTAGAGGGCATGGATTCTCTTGAAGACGGAGTTGTAGTTAATGTCAGAGAGTAA
- a CDS encoding 5'-methylthioadenosine/S-adenosylhomocysteine nucleosidase: protein MRIIILIAADAEWKATKEILDVKERVSISPYGEWFKTKLHGMIEGVIFQTGCGKVASAGATQHAIDKWRPDLIINLGTCGGIKGQIKQGQIILVNKTIIYDIIEEEGQTTETKDRYITDIEIDWIMPYLPKSVMPFTMLTADRDLISNEIDTLIEKYNARVVDWESGSIAYIARRNNIKCLIIRGVSDLVSKTEHQIYGNDKLFEQLALRTMKKLFQLLTEIITDISRL from the coding sequence ATGAGGATTATCATTTTAATTGCTGCTGATGCCGAGTGGAAAGCGACGAAAGAAATTTTGGATGTAAAGGAGAGGGTCTCGATATCTCCTTATGGTGAGTGGTTTAAAACAAAATTGCATGGAATGATTGAAGGGGTAATCTTTCAAACCGGATGTGGGAAAGTTGCTTCAGCTGGAGCCACACAACATGCTATAGATAAATGGAGACCTGATCTGATCATTAATCTCGGCACCTGCGGAGGGATCAAGGGGCAAATAAAGCAGGGGCAGATTATTCTGGTAAACAAAACAATTATCTATGATATTATAGAAGAAGAGGGACAAACTACAGAAACTAAAGACAGATATATCACCGATATCGAAATAGACTGGATCATGCCGTATCTTCCAAAGAGTGTAATGCCTTTTACAATGCTTACAGCTGATAGAGACCTGATAAGTAACGAAATTGATACCCTGATTGAGAAATATAATGCCCGGGTGGTAGATTGGGAATCGGGATCGATTGCATACATTGCCCGTCGGAATAATATAAAATGCCTTATTATTAGAGGTGTAAGTGATCTGGTAAGTAAGACAGAACACCAAATATACGGAAATGATAAATTATTTGAGCAACTGGCTTTAAGAACAATGAAGAAGCTCTTTCAGCTTTTAACGGAGATTATTACAGATATAAGCAGATTATGA
- a CDS encoding TolC family protein, which produces MKIILILIIILGGLLSLNAEQIVSLHEARELLLNNNPEYLAKESALKAAEWDMHQALTSLFPSARLQGGYNYLDPKPFAGAQENYSISYGINVSQPVFMGGKLWLAYRMKSDAVKIAKADLSYTRLSLLGSLETAYYNYLLSKELYVISQNALDIAERNLETARTRMDTGTLSRAEFLQFQTEVAAKEVALIQAENNRQLSLRQLRNLIKVDISDVLPVDLQLYEELINYYQNLKGDEIEAVKEKLILYGEENNPLLIMTRAGQDISRKAVTLAKGNFLPTVNLSASRNWSDNFRGEYEFDSSTTYLLSLSLPIFPLFDNYSGYRKSYHAYRRTEREVETTEDSIKLAIEAALYTGIASARTISSAELALQYAQETYNMMEERFRNGLISSIDLISIELLLTTSNLNAVQSRYDFLKNRTNLMNLLNLEDDGSLIDIMNNLY; this is translated from the coding sequence ATGAAGATTATATTGATACTGATAATAATTCTTGGTGGTTTGTTAAGTCTTAATGCGGAACAGATCGTTTCACTGCATGAAGCAAGAGAACTTCTTCTGAACAATAATCCGGAATATTTGGCGAAGGAATCGGCTTTAAAAGCTGCCGAATGGGATATGCATCAAGCATTAACCTCCTTGTTCCCTTCTGCCAGGTTACAAGGGGGATACAACTATCTTGATCCGAAACCGTTTGCTGGTGCACAGGAAAATTATTCAATCTCTTATGGCATTAATGTCAGTCAACCGGTCTTTATGGGTGGGAAATTGTGGCTCGCATACAGGATGAAAAGCGATGCTGTTAAGATAGCCAAAGCTGACCTCAGTTATACCAGACTTTCACTTCTGGGGTCTTTAGAAACCGCTTATTATAACTATCTGTTGTCGAAAGAGCTGTATGTTATTAGTCAGAATGCCCTGGACATAGCAGAACGTAATTTAGAGACTGCCAGAACCCGTATGGATACAGGTACTCTATCCCGGGCTGAATTTCTGCAGTTTCAGACTGAAGTGGCAGCAAAAGAGGTCGCTCTGATCCAGGCAGAAAATAACCGGCAACTAAGCTTAAGACAACTGAGAAACCTTATTAAAGTAGATATAAGTGATGTATTACCTGTTGATCTGCAACTTTACGAAGAGTTGATAAATTACTATCAGAACCTAAAGGGAGACGAAATTGAAGCTGTAAAGGAAAAATTGATCCTGTACGGTGAAGAGAATAATCCGCTTCTGATCATGACGAGAGCGGGACAGGATATCAGTAGAAAAGCGGTGACTTTGGCAAAAGGGAATTTCTTGCCTACTGTCAATCTATCGGCTTCCAGAAACTGGAGTGATAACTTCCGTGGTGAGTATGAGTTCGATAGCTCGACAACTTATTTACTTTCCCTGTCTCTGCCGATATTCCCACTCTTTGATAACTATAGCGGTTACAGGAAGAGTTACCATGCATACAGGAGAACTGAACGGGAGGTAGAAACGACAGAAGACAGTATCAAATTGGCGATTGAAGCTGCTCTATACACAGGTATCGCTTCTGCCAGAACAATATCTTCTGCTGAACTTGCTCTGCAATATGCTCAAGAAACGTATAATATGATGGAAGAACGCTTCCGTAACGGGCTGATATCTTCTATTGATCTGATAAGTATCGAGCTGTTATTAACAACCAGCAATCTTAATGCAGTACAGAGTAGATATGATTTCTTGAAGAACAGGACAAATCTGATGAATCTTCTCAATCTGGAAGATGATGGATCATTAATTGATATTATGAATAATCTTTATTGA